Proteins encoded in a region of the Bactrocera tryoni isolate S06 chromosome 4, CSIRO_BtryS06_freeze2, whole genome shotgun sequence genome:
- the LOC120775398 gene encoding dual specificity mitogen-activated protein kinase kinase dSOR1 isoform X2, translating to MSKNKLNLTLPPGAVDATVAASQVVPTPPFKTPSGTDLLGKPKTSIEALTETLEELEMDDSARNRIKVFLSQKEKIGELSDDDLEKLGELGSGNGGVVMKVRHIPTELIMARKLIHLEVKPAIKKQIIRELKVLHECNFPHIVGFYGAFYSDGEISICMEYMDGGSLDLILKRAGRIPESILGKITVAVLKGLSYLRDKHAIMHRDVKPSNILVNSSGEIKICDFGVSGQLIDSMANSFVGTRSYMSPERLQGTHYSVQSDIWSLGLSLVEMAIGMYPIPPPDASTLEAIFNDDPEDGQQTVVEPKVMAIFELLDYIVNEPPPRLEHKIFTDDFKNFVDICLKKNPDERADLKTLLDHAWIRKAEVEEVDIAGWVCKTMDLPPSTPKRNTSPNQ from the exons ATGTcgaaaaataagttaaatttaacGCTGCCTCCTGGAGCTGTAGATGCAACAGTAGCCGCGTCACAGGTTGTACCAACACCGCCATTCAAGACACCATCAGGAACAGA TTTACTGGGGAAGCCGAAGACGAGCATCGAGGCGCTAACGGAAACACTGGAAGAGTTGGAAATGGATGACTCCGCACGAAATCGCATTAAGGTGTTTCTTAGCCAAAAAGAGAAAATCGGTGAACTTTCTGATGATGATCTCGAAAAGTTGGGTGAACTTGGCTCCGGTAATGGTGGTGTAGTTATGAAAGTGCGTCACATACCCACCGAGTTGATAATGGCACGCAAACTAATACACCTTGAGGTGAAACCggcaattaaaaaacaaataatacgcGAACTGAAAGTGTTACATGAGTGTAACTTCCCGCATATTGTTGGCTTCTATGGCGCCTTCTACAGCGACGGTGAAATCAGTATTTGTATGGAGTATATGGATGGTGGTTCTTTGGATCTGATATTAAAACGTGCCGGTCGCATACCGGAATCAATACTGGGCAAAATAACAGTAGCCGTGTTGAAGGGCCTCAGCTACTTGCGTGATAAGCATGCTATAATGCATAGAGATGTGAAGCCGAGTAATATATTGGTGAACAGCAGTGGCGAGATAAAGATTTGTGATTTTGGCGTGTCCGGGCAGCTAATTGATTCCATGGCCAATTCCTTTGTAGGCACGCGCAGTTATATGTCG CCGGAGCGTTTACAGGGTACACACTACTCGGTTCAATCGGATATTTGGTCACTCGGTTTGTCACTAGTTGAGATGGCAATTGGCATGTATCCGATACCGCCACCCGACGCCAGTACACTGGAAGCGATCTTCAATGACGATCCAGAGGATGGACAACAAACCGTTGTGGAACCTAAAGTGATGGCGATTTTTGAGCTTCTCGATTATATTGTCAATGAACCACCGCCTAGGTTGGAGCACAAAATATTCACCGACGACTTTAAAAACTTCGTGGACATATGTCTGAAGAAAAATCCCGATGAACGTGCTGATCTTAAAACACTGCTG GATCACGCATGGATACGCAAGGCTGAGGTTGAGGAGGTGGATATTGCCGGTTGGGTGTGCAAAACAATGGATCTGCCACCATCGACACCGAAACGCAACACATCGCCCAatcaatag
- the LOC120775398 gene encoding dual specificity mitogen-activated protein kinase kinase dSOR1 isoform X1 translates to MSKNKLNLTLPPGAVDATVAASQVVPTPPFKTPSGTEKHSLLGKPKTSIEALTETLEELEMDDSARNRIKVFLSQKEKIGELSDDDLEKLGELGSGNGGVVMKVRHIPTELIMARKLIHLEVKPAIKKQIIRELKVLHECNFPHIVGFYGAFYSDGEISICMEYMDGGSLDLILKRAGRIPESILGKITVAVLKGLSYLRDKHAIMHRDVKPSNILVNSSGEIKICDFGVSGQLIDSMANSFVGTRSYMSPERLQGTHYSVQSDIWSLGLSLVEMAIGMYPIPPPDASTLEAIFNDDPEDGQQTVVEPKVMAIFELLDYIVNEPPPRLEHKIFTDDFKNFVDICLKKNPDERADLKTLLDHAWIRKAEVEEVDIAGWVCKTMDLPPSTPKRNTSPNQ, encoded by the exons ATGTcgaaaaataagttaaatttaacGCTGCCTCCTGGAGCTGTAGATGCAACAGTAGCCGCGTCACAGGTTGTACCAACACCGCCATTCAAGACACCATCAGGAACAGA aaaacatagTTTACTGGGGAAGCCGAAGACGAGCATCGAGGCGCTAACGGAAACACTGGAAGAGTTGGAAATGGATGACTCCGCACGAAATCGCATTAAGGTGTTTCTTAGCCAAAAAGAGAAAATCGGTGAACTTTCTGATGATGATCTCGAAAAGTTGGGTGAACTTGGCTCCGGTAATGGTGGTGTAGTTATGAAAGTGCGTCACATACCCACCGAGTTGATAATGGCACGCAAACTAATACACCTTGAGGTGAAACCggcaattaaaaaacaaataatacgcGAACTGAAAGTGTTACATGAGTGTAACTTCCCGCATATTGTTGGCTTCTATGGCGCCTTCTACAGCGACGGTGAAATCAGTATTTGTATGGAGTATATGGATGGTGGTTCTTTGGATCTGATATTAAAACGTGCCGGTCGCATACCGGAATCAATACTGGGCAAAATAACAGTAGCCGTGTTGAAGGGCCTCAGCTACTTGCGTGATAAGCATGCTATAATGCATAGAGATGTGAAGCCGAGTAATATATTGGTGAACAGCAGTGGCGAGATAAAGATTTGTGATTTTGGCGTGTCCGGGCAGCTAATTGATTCCATGGCCAATTCCTTTGTAGGCACGCGCAGTTATATGTCG CCGGAGCGTTTACAGGGTACACACTACTCGGTTCAATCGGATATTTGGTCACTCGGTTTGTCACTAGTTGAGATGGCAATTGGCATGTATCCGATACCGCCACCCGACGCCAGTACACTGGAAGCGATCTTCAATGACGATCCAGAGGATGGACAACAAACCGTTGTGGAACCTAAAGTGATGGCGATTTTTGAGCTTCTCGATTATATTGTCAATGAACCACCGCCTAGGTTGGAGCACAAAATATTCACCGACGACTTTAAAAACTTCGTGGACATATGTCTGAAGAAAAATCCCGATGAACGTGCTGATCTTAAAACACTGCTG GATCACGCATGGATACGCAAGGCTGAGGTTGAGGAGGTGGATATTGCCGGTTGGGTGTGCAAAACAATGGATCTGCCACCATCGACACCGAAACGCAACACATCGCCCAatcaatag
- the LOC120775398 gene encoding dual specificity mitogen-activated protein kinase kinase dSOR1 isoform X3 — translation MDDSARNRIKVFLSQKEKIGELSDDDLEKLGELGSGNGGVVMKVRHIPTELIMARKLIHLEVKPAIKKQIIRELKVLHECNFPHIVGFYGAFYSDGEISICMEYMDGGSLDLILKRAGRIPESILGKITVAVLKGLSYLRDKHAIMHRDVKPSNILVNSSGEIKICDFGVSGQLIDSMANSFVGTRSYMSPERLQGTHYSVQSDIWSLGLSLVEMAIGMYPIPPPDASTLEAIFNDDPEDGQQTVVEPKVMAIFELLDYIVNEPPPRLEHKIFTDDFKNFVDICLKKNPDERADLKTLLDHAWIRKAEVEEVDIAGWVCKTMDLPPSTPKRNTSPNQ, via the exons ATGGATGACTCCGCACGAAATCGCATTAAGGTGTTTCTTAGCCAAAAAGAGAAAATCGGTGAACTTTCTGATGATGATCTCGAAAAGTTGGGTGAACTTGGCTCCGGTAATGGTGGTGTAGTTATGAAAGTGCGTCACATACCCACCGAGTTGATAATGGCACGCAAACTAATACACCTTGAGGTGAAACCggcaattaaaaaacaaataatacgcGAACTGAAAGTGTTACATGAGTGTAACTTCCCGCATATTGTTGGCTTCTATGGCGCCTTCTACAGCGACGGTGAAATCAGTATTTGTATGGAGTATATGGATGGTGGTTCTTTGGATCTGATATTAAAACGTGCCGGTCGCATACCGGAATCAATACTGGGCAAAATAACAGTAGCCGTGTTGAAGGGCCTCAGCTACTTGCGTGATAAGCATGCTATAATGCATAGAGATGTGAAGCCGAGTAATATATTGGTGAACAGCAGTGGCGAGATAAAGATTTGTGATTTTGGCGTGTCCGGGCAGCTAATTGATTCCATGGCCAATTCCTTTGTAGGCACGCGCAGTTATATGTCG CCGGAGCGTTTACAGGGTACACACTACTCGGTTCAATCGGATATTTGGTCACTCGGTTTGTCACTAGTTGAGATGGCAATTGGCATGTATCCGATACCGCCACCCGACGCCAGTACACTGGAAGCGATCTTCAATGACGATCCAGAGGATGGACAACAAACCGTTGTGGAACCTAAAGTGATGGCGATTTTTGAGCTTCTCGATTATATTGTCAATGAACCACCGCCTAGGTTGGAGCACAAAATATTCACCGACGACTTTAAAAACTTCGTGGACATATGTCTGAAGAAAAATCCCGATGAACGTGCTGATCTTAAAACACTGCTG GATCACGCATGGATACGCAAGGCTGAGGTTGAGGAGGTGGATATTGCCGGTTGGGTGTGCAAAACAATGGATCTGCCACCATCGACACCGAAACGCAACACATCGCCCAatcaatag